From Myxococcales bacterium, the proteins below share one genomic window:
- a CDS encoding PHP domain-containing protein: MFVATDLHGHTHFSDGRATPEEYVELRRQLGMKAIAICDHDVLGAVRRGAEAAARANMLFLPAMEVTSFLHFGTERAEQFHVLAYFPASYLDGYRLEQTALYRRGMLVQERWKELVLEWLSEQEESDREALDGAAEGASLEKLPAPLFPALQSMILRIVERRRPLFESFRDRHVSFWEGERNRDLFAWSPEEAIETIRGDGALDIVAHPARYRDKARTEAVLEHANGLEVYTSRHKAEVAARFRELADTKKKLWTASSDDHQNAPYARPPSGTPVRTLERMCHRAMPVEWILS; the protein is encoded by the coding sequence ATGTTCGTCGCGACGGATCTCCACGGCCACACCCACTTCTCGGACGGTCGGGCGACCCCCGAAGAGTACGTCGAGCTCCGTCGCCAGCTCGGGATGAAGGCCATCGCGATCTGCGATCACGACGTCCTCGGGGCCGTTCGGCGCGGCGCCGAGGCCGCAGCCCGCGCCAACATGCTCTTTCTGCCGGCCATGGAGGTCACCTCGTTCCTCCACTTCGGCACCGAGCGCGCCGAGCAGTTCCACGTGCTCGCGTACTTTCCGGCAAGCTACCTCGACGGATACCGGCTCGAGCAGACCGCCCTCTACCGTCGCGGCATGCTCGTGCAGGAGCGCTGGAAGGAGCTCGTGCTCGAGTGGCTCTCCGAGCAAGAAGAGAGCGATCGCGAGGCCCTCGACGGCGCCGCGGAGGGGGCGAGCCTCGAGAAGCTCCCCGCGCCGCTCTTCCCCGCGCTTCAGTCGATGATCCTTCGTATTGTCGAGCGTCGTCGTCCGCTCTTCGAGAGCTTCCGGGACCGCCACGTGTCGTTCTGGGAAGGGGAGAGGAACCGCGATCTCTTCGCGTGGAGCCCCGAGGAGGCCATCGAGACCATCCGCGGCGACGGCGCGCTCGACATCGTCGCTCACCCGGCGCGCTACCGCGACAAGGCACGCACCGAGGCCGTCCTCGAGCACGCGAACGGCCTCGAGGTGTACACCTCGAGGCACAAGGCCGAGGTCGCGGCGAGGTTTCGCGAGCTCGCCGACACGAAGAAGAAGCTTTGGACCGCGTCGTCGGACGACCACCAGAACGCGCCCTACGCTCGCCCCCCGAGCGGGACGCCCGTGCGCACGCTCGAACGCATGTGCCACCGGGCGATGCCCGTCGAGTGGATCTTGTCGTAA
- a CDS encoding radical SAM protein, with translation MSGRVLHKVTVRFQPAIGSHPREVVVVGETTDWRNGLALEPRAGGSFARELDLPTGIYAYKLLVDGRHVVDPSAVRRVTTREGHENGLIVLGGTDEPFVLAPAPPHVVPTRHGLRLFVGVRMGALGASREVRALVSREDEDAESVVLEHAFDHGDLAYFHAVLRGAASRVRLEVRSEDHLSTRVLVSHGRARGTKSIADHVLCTVFVDRFRGRDVDLEPSYHSTSRPLGGHLDGITRSLDELAEVGIDTLVLTPVHVAESAHRYDFVDPLAVCEDIGGEASLVRLLDEAHARGMKVFADVSFSHAGAEFPPAKDVLALGRASPHADMFLFSKEGTLLHYGTRERAPLVDQRHPEVVALAEATARWLGRLGFDGLRLDMVAELPEETATALREAFLAERPAGIVYGEVVPRHAWRYASFLDASTDFSYFEAARATFATDQASLGDLVRTVLEGDLLRGVDESTSTVRFLSTHDHARFASVAVDAPGDRFALAWLFTVFLPGAPMLLYGEEIGLAAREAARDAEDVWPDRMPMVFDRRLRDEALRAVVRDITALRRSHPALRCGPIEWLHVGDDLVVARRRFEGDVVFLVLSTSREAREVEVDDPTRPEPTLALAIGGATLRGKVVELPGRSAAILSGGTPPEGRTTAEVLRNLALVSEDMAHGRAEPLSRPTRIDFAVTEACNLACVHCITDAPRRTRERTFRELSQATIDGLAEDLSYATYFGFVHGGESLTSPMTTRVLEAIREAKAGLPYTAHLLTNGMLLDAKRATGLASLGVNSVSISLDGHDALTNDAIRVGARFETIVGNVREVVEARRDLGLDLRIGLSVVVMAENVTRLSSVVELAARLGVDWVKLEELVPVSSRARRSLLAPADAARYVNEARAVGARLGLTVVDHTDPSPVFPCTATDAQARFLGDDAFANRFEDFHPCRAAWEIACVEPDGQVRLGDFFGPVLGRVGPASIASLWSSPVAREHRERVVAIRPCGRGPRACERPAR, from the coding sequence ATGAGCGGGCGCGTGCTCCACAAAGTCACGGTCAGGTTCCAGCCAGCCATCGGCTCGCACCCGCGGGAGGTCGTCGTCGTGGGAGAGACGACCGATTGGCGCAACGGGCTCGCGCTCGAGCCGCGGGCCGGCGGCTCTTTCGCGCGTGAGCTCGACCTCCCGACCGGGATCTACGCCTACAAGCTCCTCGTCGACGGGCGGCACGTCGTCGATCCGTCGGCCGTGCGGCGGGTGACGACCCGGGAGGGGCACGAGAACGGGCTCATCGTGCTCGGAGGCACGGACGAGCCGTTCGTGCTCGCGCCGGCGCCGCCCCATGTCGTGCCGACCCGACACGGCCTGCGGCTCTTCGTCGGGGTTCGCATGGGCGCGCTCGGAGCCTCGCGCGAGGTGCGCGCGCTCGTGTCGCGCGAGGACGAGGACGCCGAGAGCGTCGTGCTCGAGCACGCGTTCGATCACGGGGATCTCGCCTACTTCCACGCGGTCCTCCGCGGCGCCGCCTCGCGCGTTCGGCTCGAGGTTCGTTCGGAGGACCACCTCTCGACCCGTGTCCTCGTCTCGCATGGCCGAGCCCGAGGAACGAAGAGCATCGCCGACCACGTCCTCTGCACTGTCTTCGTCGATCGTTTCCGTGGCCGGGACGTCGACCTCGAGCCTTCGTACCACTCGACCTCGCGCCCGCTCGGCGGGCACCTCGACGGGATCACGCGCTCGCTCGACGAGCTCGCCGAGGTCGGGATCGACACCCTCGTCCTTACGCCGGTCCACGTCGCCGAGAGCGCACACCGGTACGATTTCGTCGATCCACTCGCGGTGTGCGAGGACATCGGCGGGGAAGCCTCCCTCGTGCGCCTCCTCGACGAAGCTCACGCCCGAGGGATGAAGGTCTTCGCCGACGTGTCGTTCTCGCACGCAGGAGCCGAGTTTCCGCCGGCGAAGGACGTGCTCGCGCTCGGGCGAGCCTCACCTCACGCGGACATGTTCCTGTTCTCCAAGGAGGGCACGCTCCTCCACTACGGCACACGTGAGCGGGCGCCGCTCGTCGATCAACGTCACCCCGAGGTGGTCGCGCTCGCGGAGGCCACCGCGCGCTGGCTCGGACGTCTCGGCTTCGATGGCCTCCGGCTCGACATGGTCGCCGAGCTCCCCGAGGAGACCGCGACGGCGCTCCGTGAGGCCTTCCTCGCCGAGCGGCCCGCGGGCATCGTGTATGGCGAGGTGGTACCCCGACACGCGTGGCGGTATGCGTCCTTCCTCGACGCGTCGACCGACTTCTCGTACTTCGAAGCCGCGCGCGCGACCTTCGCAACCGACCAGGCCTCCCTCGGGGATCTCGTGCGGACAGTGCTCGAAGGAGACCTGCTCCGTGGGGTCGACGAGAGCACGAGCACCGTGCGCTTCCTCTCCACGCACGACCACGCGCGCTTCGCGAGCGTCGCCGTCGATGCACCTGGGGACCGCTTCGCGCTCGCGTGGCTCTTCACCGTCTTCTTGCCGGGCGCACCGATGCTGCTCTACGGCGAAGAGATCGGGCTCGCGGCGCGAGAGGCGGCCCGGGACGCCGAGGACGTCTGGCCCGATCGGATGCCCATGGTGTTCGACAGGCGGCTGCGCGACGAGGCGCTCCGCGCGGTCGTCCGAGACATCACGGCGCTGCGGCGGAGCCACCCTGCGCTCCGCTGCGGCCCCATCGAGTGGCTCCACGTGGGGGACGATCTCGTCGTCGCGCGGCGTCGCTTCGAGGGAGACGTCGTCTTCCTCGTGCTCTCGACGTCGCGCGAGGCGAGGGAGGTCGAGGTCGACGACCCCACCCGGCCCGAGCCGACGCTCGCCCTCGCCATCGGCGGCGCGACCCTCCGAGGAAAGGTGGTGGAGCTTCCGGGTCGCTCGGCGGCGATCCTCTCGGGAGGAACACCACCCGAGGGCCGCACCACGGCCGAGGTGCTCCGCAACCTCGCGCTCGTGTCCGAAGACATGGCACACGGCCGCGCCGAGCCGCTCTCGCGCCCCACGCGCATCGACTTCGCCGTGACCGAGGCGTGCAACCTCGCGTGTGTCCACTGCATCACCGACGCCCCTCGCAGGACGCGCGAACGGACGTTTCGCGAGCTGTCTCAGGCGACCATCGACGGCCTCGCCGAGGATCTCTCCTACGCGACCTACTTCGGATTCGTCCACGGCGGGGAGTCGCTCACGTCGCCCATGACGACACGGGTGCTCGAGGCGATCCGGGAGGCGAAGGCGGGGCTACCCTACACCGCACACCTCCTTACGAACGGGATGCTCCTCGACGCGAAACGGGCGACGGGGCTCGCGTCGCTCGGGGTGAACAGCGTGTCGATTTCGCTCGATGGGCACGACGCCCTCACGAACGACGCCATCCGCGTCGGAGCGCGCTTCGAGACCATCGTCGGGAACGTGCGCGAGGTCGTCGAGGCTCGGCGCGACCTCGGCCTCGACCTCCGCATCGGGCTCTCGGTCGTCGTCATGGCCGAGAACGTCACGCGCCTGTCTTCCGTCGTCGAGCTCGCCGCCCGCCTCGGCGTCGACTGGGTCAAGCTCGAGGAGCTCGTCCCGGTCTCCTCGCGGGCCCGACGCTCCCTGCTCGCCCCCGCCGATGCGGCCCGATACGTGAACGAGGCCCGGGCCGTGGGTGCGCGCCTCGGGCTCACCGTGGTCGATCACACAGATCCCTCCCCCGTCTTTCCGTGCACGGCCACCGACGCCCAAGCGCGCTTCCTTGGAGACGACGCTTTCGCGAATCGTTTCGAGGACTTTCACCCATGCAGGGCCGCGTGGGAGATCGCGTGTGTCGAGCCCGACGGTCAGGTGCGCCTCGGGGACTTCTTCGGCCCCGTGCTGGGGCGTGTCGGGCCCGCGTCGATCGCGAGCCTCTGGAGCTCGCCCGTGGCGCGAGAGCATCGCGAGCGGGTCGTCGCCATCCGACCGTGCGGCCGCGGACCTCGCGCGTGCGAACGCCCCGCGAGGTGA
- a CDS encoding CBS domain-containing protein — MLTIATEHLVRVRDLMSSPVRTIPADASIADAKRALADERVSAFAVISASGRVVGVLSTSDVCDPRHDSPSADVASAMTRVLYAVRPDDPALAAVRLMVREDIHRVLVVTEGGGLVGIVTAMDVLKAVAAGGGDSTTELVRLGP, encoded by the coding sequence GTGCTCACCATCGCCACAGAACACCTCGTGCGCGTGAGGGACCTCATGTCGAGCCCCGTCCGCACCATCCCCGCCGACGCCTCGATCGCCGACGCGAAGCGCGCGCTCGCCGACGAACGGGTGAGCGCCTTCGCCGTCATCTCGGCGTCGGGGCGCGTCGTGGGTGTGCTGTCGACCTCCGACGTGTGCGATCCTCGTCACGACTCCCCCTCGGCCGACGTGGCCTCGGCGATGACCCGCGTGCTCTACGCGGTCCGTCCGGACGACCCGGCCCTCGCCGCGGTTCGCCTCATGGTCCGCGAGGACATCCACCGGGTGCTCGTGGTCACCGAGGGTGGTGGGCTCGTCGGGATCGTCACGGCGATGGACGTCCTCAAGGCCGTCGCCGCCGGCGGGGGCGACTCGACCACGGAGCTCGTGCGCCTTGGCCCTTGA
- a CDS encoding aminoglycoside phosphotransferase family protein: MALEREAITRWAEERFRAKVRAVEPIDGDLGDKGLAYASVLRVRLEGAPDVVLHTTRKNAGFGHDDLADRAYAAFLPYATFGTFPRHARAVDVGSVAKNGELRSMGDADDFYFVTEFVEGTPYFHDLERVGRDLTATEDDLARARALADILADAHAEKRRDDATWLRKLRVLQGHDECVAGIVDSYDDRGGDVPAGARLRRIEHRVLDHRHRLKAFPWRLARVHGDFHPWNVLMSGRGDALGVVVLDRSRGAYGEPADDLTAMAINYIFFALRAGAGAAPAFRELFRTFFGHWLSRTRDHEVLSVAQPYFAYRALVVASPAWYPKLPVGVRERLVELAEAVLEMDALDLDTLESYFVV, translated from the coding sequence TTGGCCCTTGAGCGGGAGGCCATCACGCGATGGGCCGAAGAGCGCTTCCGGGCGAAGGTGCGCGCGGTCGAGCCCATCGACGGCGACCTCGGGGACAAGGGGCTCGCGTACGCGAGCGTGCTCCGGGTTCGTCTCGAGGGCGCGCCGGACGTCGTCCTCCATACGACGCGGAAGAACGCGGGCTTCGGGCACGACGACCTCGCCGACCGCGCGTACGCCGCGTTTCTCCCCTACGCGACGTTCGGCACGTTCCCTCGCCACGCGCGCGCCGTCGACGTGGGCAGCGTCGCGAAAAATGGCGAGCTTCGGTCGATGGGCGACGCCGACGACTTCTACTTCGTCACCGAGTTCGTCGAGGGCACCCCCTACTTCCACGATCTCGAGCGCGTCGGGCGGGACCTCACGGCGACGGAAGACGACCTCGCCCGCGCGAGAGCGCTCGCCGACATCCTGGCCGACGCGCACGCCGAGAAGCGGCGCGACGATGCCACCTGGCTCCGAAAGCTCCGCGTGCTCCAAGGTCACGACGAGTGCGTCGCGGGCATCGTCGACAGCTACGACGACCGAGGGGGGGACGTCCCCGCGGGCGCGAGGCTCCGCCGCATCGAGCATCGGGTGCTCGACCACAGGCACAGGCTGAAGGCGTTCCCTTGGCGCCTCGCGCGCGTCCACGGCGACTTTCACCCTTGGAACGTCCTTATGTCGGGCCGAGGCGACGCGCTCGGCGTGGTGGTGCTCGATCGCAGCCGAGGCGCCTACGGAGAGCCCGCCGACGATCTCACCGCGATGGCGATCAACTACATCTTCTTCGCGCTACGCGCGGGCGCGGGCGCGGCACCGGCATTTCGTGAGCTCTTTCGCACCTTCTTCGGGCATTGGCTCTCGCGGACACGCGATCACGAGGTGCTCTCCGTCGCGCAGCCGTATTTTGCCTACCGCGCGCTCGTGGTCGCGTCCCCCGCGTGGTATCCGAAGCTGCCCGTCGGCGTCCGGGAGCGTCTCGTCGAGCTCGCCGAGGCGGTCCTCGAGATGGACGCGCTCGACCTCGACACGCTCGAGAGCTACTTCGTCGTATGA
- a CDS encoding adenylyl-sulfate kinase has translation MSRVVWITGRPASGKTTLARAIVAELTRLGERATLVDSDEVRAVITPEATYTPEERRLVYRTIAYMAHRLDVAGTRPVVAATANDESLRAEAMRITGGHTLVLADAPLATCEARDPKGLYRRAREGLSATLPGVGVPFERPDDADLVVDTANEPPELAARRVVEWLRHREKLHAG, from the coding sequence ATGAGCCGCGTCGTCTGGATCACGGGACGCCCAGCGTCGGGGAAGACGACCCTCGCCCGCGCGATCGTGGCGGAGCTCACGCGCCTCGGCGAGCGCGCGACGCTCGTCGACTCGGACGAGGTGCGGGCGGTGATCACCCCGGAGGCGACCTACACGCCCGAGGAGCGGCGCCTCGTCTATCGCACGATCGCCTACATGGCGCACCGGCTCGACGTCGCCGGCACCCGCCCCGTCGTCGCCGCCACGGCCAACGACGAGAGCCTGCGCGCGGAGGCGATGCGCATCACGGGCGGCCACACCCTCGTCTTGGCCGACGCGCCGCTCGCCACGTGCGAGGCGCGCGATCCGAAGGGCCTCTACCGTCGCGCACGCGAAGGGCTCTCCGCGACTCTGCCTGGGGTCGGCGTGCCCTTCGAGAGGCCCGACGACGCCGACCTCGTCGTCGACACGGCGAACGAGCCGCCCGAGCTCGCGGCACGACGGGTCGTGGAATGGCTTCGGCATCGAGAGAAGCTCCACGCCGGCTGA
- a CDS encoding L-lactate dehydrogenase → MKKTHVSIVGAGAVGVAVATSILHGRLASRVSLYDLDGDKAHGEALDLGHGAPLLGGPEVDGGSMDSASFGDVCVVTAGAKQRPGEDRLSLLARNERAMSAIAEAFARRGMPRLVVMVTNPVDVMTEAMRRRLEPRGVVVMGSGTLLDTLRLRHALSRRLGISAESIHAHVVGEHGDTAVCLLDSARVGGYPLADVFAGRGLAFDEAFRAAIAEEVRGAAYRIIERKGATSHAIGVAVARIVRAVTHDERVVLPVSAPFEPFASAAVPCVIGAQGAEVLPMGALSVRERAELDVSLGVLRARCAELGRG, encoded by the coding sequence ATGAAAAAGACCCACGTGAGCATCGTCGGCGCGGGAGCCGTCGGTGTCGCCGTCGCCACTTCGATCTTGCACGGGCGCCTCGCGTCGCGTGTGTCGCTCTACGACCTCGACGGCGACAAGGCGCACGGCGAAGCGCTGGATCTCGGCCACGGCGCGCCCCTGCTCGGCGGGCCCGAGGTCGACGGTGGATCCATGGATAGTGCATCTTTCGGCGACGTGTGCGTCGTGACGGCCGGCGCCAAGCAGCGACCCGGTGAGGATCGTCTCTCGCTCCTCGCCAGGAACGAACGCGCGATGTCCGCGATCGCCGAGGCCTTCGCGCGTCGGGGGATGCCCCGCCTCGTCGTCATGGTGACGAACCCCGTCGACGTGATGACCGAAGCGATGCGGCGGCGGCTCGAGCCGCGGGGCGTCGTCGTCATGGGCTCCGGCACGCTCCTCGACACACTCCGGTTACGGCACGCGCTCTCGCGGAGGCTCGGGATCTCGGCCGAGAGCATCCACGCTCACGTGGTGGGTGAGCACGGGGACACGGCGGTCTGTCTGCTCGACAGCGCTCGTGTCGGCGGATACCCCCTGGCCGACGTGTTCGCGGGCCGCGGGCTCGCGTTCGACGAGGCGTTTCGCGCGGCCATCGCCGAAGAGGTGCGCGGGGCCGCGTACCGCATCATCGAGCGAAAGGGCGCGACGAGCCACGCGATCGGTGTCGCCGTCGCGCGGATCGTGCGGGCCGTCACTCACGACGAGCGTGTGGTCCTGCCCGTGAGCGCTCCGTTCGAGCCCTTCGCCTCGGCCGCCGTGCCTTGTGTGATCGGGGCGCAGGGGGCCGAGGTCCTCCCGATGGGGGCGCTCTCGGTTCGTGAGCGTGCCGAGCTCGACGTCTCCCTCGGGGTGCTCAGGGCGCGATGCGCCGAGCTCGGGCGCGGTTGA
- a CDS encoding AMP-binding protein translates to MSADTATEKLILDYVYENEKTLADRVFLTQPIGDGATRDYTWKEVMGEARRMATHLRSLGLSPGDRVALLSKNCAHFFMAELAIWMGGFTTVAIFPTESAETVRFVLEHSEAKVLFVGKLDSWPKQEPGVPEGVVRIAFPLAPKTSLETWDAIVARTEPIEGKPARKPDDLAMLIYTSGSTGQPKGVMHAFGPITRATCGIIRRIGMDREERALSYLPLAHVFERAYIECTSLVAGAHIFFADSLDTFVADLKRARPTLFISVPRLWLKFQQGVFAKMPPKKLDFLLKVPIVSGIVKKKVLSGLGLDHVRLAGSGSAPIPADLIAWYRKLGLNLLEGYAMSEDFAYSHLSSEEKNAPGYVGAPYPEVEVKISDEGEVLIKSPGQMVGYYKRKDLDAECFTEDGYFRTGDKGERRPDGLLKLTGRVKELFKTAKGKYVAPAPIENRINEHPLVELSCVSGVGQPAAFAMLVLAEDVRPKAKDPAFRSQIEVDLEKWLDETNKSLSTYEQLQMFVVMPEPWAIETGTLTPTMKLKRARIEADVESKLDAWYGAGKKVVWA, encoded by the coding sequence ATGAGCGCCGACACCGCGACCGAGAAGCTGATCCTTGACTACGTCTACGAGAACGAGAAAACCCTGGCCGATCGCGTATTCCTCACGCAGCCGATCGGCGACGGAGCGACCCGCGACTACACCTGGAAAGAGGTGATGGGCGAGGCCCGACGGATGGCCACCCACCTCCGCTCCCTCGGCCTCTCGCCCGGCGATCGCGTCGCGCTCCTCTCGAAGAACTGCGCGCACTTCTTCATGGCGGAGCTCGCCATTTGGATGGGCGGCTTCACGACCGTAGCCATTTTCCCCACCGAGAGCGCCGAGACCGTCAGGTTCGTGCTCGAGCACAGCGAGGCCAAGGTCCTCTTCGTCGGCAAGCTCGACTCCTGGCCGAAGCAGGAGCCGGGTGTCCCGGAGGGGGTCGTGCGCATCGCGTTCCCGCTCGCCCCGAAGACCTCGCTCGAGACCTGGGACGCGATCGTCGCGCGCACCGAGCCCATCGAGGGCAAGCCGGCGCGGAAGCCCGACGATCTGGCGATGCTCATCTACACCTCCGGCTCCACGGGGCAGCCGAAGGGGGTCATGCACGCGTTCGGCCCCATCACGCGCGCCACGTGCGGCATCATCCGGCGCATCGGGATGGACCGCGAAGAACGAGCCCTCTCGTACCTCCCGCTCGCCCATGTCTTCGAGCGCGCCTACATCGAGTGCACGTCGCTCGTCGCGGGCGCCCACATCTTCTTCGCCGACTCGCTCGACACGTTCGTGGCGGACCTCAAGCGGGCCCGCCCCACCCTGTTCATCTCGGTGCCTCGCCTCTGGCTCAAGTTCCAGCAGGGCGTGTTCGCGAAGATGCCCCCGAAGAAGCTCGATTTCCTGCTGAAGGTGCCCATCGTCAGCGGCATCGTGAAGAAGAAGGTGCTCTCGGGCCTCGGGCTCGACCACGTGCGCCTCGCGGGGAGCGGCTCGGCGCCCATCCCCGCCGACCTCATCGCTTGGTACCGCAAGCTCGGCCTGAACCTGCTCGAGGGGTACGCCATGAGCGAGGACTTCGCGTACTCGCACCTCTCGAGCGAGGAGAAGAACGCCCCCGGCTACGTCGGCGCGCCCTACCCCGAGGTGGAGGTGAAGATCAGCGACGAAGGCGAAGTGCTCATCAAATCGCCCGGTCAGATGGTGGGATACTACAAGCGGAAGGATCTCGACGCCGAGTGCTTCACGGAGGACGGCTACTTCCGCACGGGCGACAAGGGGGAGCGCCGACCCGATGGCCTCCTCAAGCTGACCGGCCGCGTGAAGGAGCTCTTCAAGACGGCCAAGGGAAAGTACGTGGCACCTGCGCCCATCGAGAACCGCATCAACGAGCACCCGCTCGTCGAGCTCTCGTGTGTCTCGGGCGTCGGTCAGCCCGCGGCCTTCGCCATGCTCGTCCTCGCCGAGGACGTCCGCCCGAAGGCCAAGGATCCGGCGTTCCGCTCGCAGATCGAGGTCGACCTCGAGAAGTGGCTCGACGAGACGAACAAGTCGCTGTCGACGTACGAGCAGCTCCAGATGTTCGTCGTGATGCCCGAGCCTTGGGCGATCGAGACGGGCACGCTCACGCCGACCATGAAGCTGAAGCGCGCGCGCATCGAGGCCGACGTGGAGAGCAAGCTCGACGCGTGGTACGGCGCGGGCAAGAAGGTCGTCTGGGCCTGA